One part of the Paenibacillus silvisoli genome encodes these proteins:
- the ruvB gene encoding Holliday junction branch migration DNA helicase RuvB, translating into MDERIISANLMMEDQAVELSLRPRYLAEYIGQTQVKENLKVFIEAAKLRKEALDHVLLYGPPGLGKTTLSNIIANELGVNLRTTSGPAIERPGDLAALLTNLQEGDVLFIDEIHRLHRSVEEVLYPAMEDFALDIMIGKGPSARSVRLDLPPFTLIGATTRAGLLSAPLRDRFGVVSRLEFYTVDELAFIVSRAAEILGVSVIGEAAQEIAMRSRGTPRIANRLLKRVRDFAQVRNDGIVTHELARNALGLIQVDPLGLDSIDHKMLRAMITIYRGGPVGLDTIAATIGEEGQTIEDVYEPYLMQIGFLQRTPRGRMVTPLAYRHLGLPVPQQPGADQEAGDAEADN; encoded by the coding sequence ATGGACGAGAGGATTATTTCCGCCAACCTCATGATGGAAGATCAAGCGGTGGAGCTTAGTTTGCGTCCCCGCTATTTGGCTGAATACATCGGTCAGACGCAAGTGAAAGAAAATTTGAAGGTGTTCATCGAGGCGGCGAAGCTGCGCAAGGAAGCGTTGGACCACGTGCTGCTGTACGGGCCTCCGGGCCTTGGCAAAACGACGCTGTCCAACATCATCGCCAACGAGCTTGGCGTTAATTTGCGCACGACGAGCGGTCCGGCGATCGAGCGTCCGGGCGATCTTGCCGCGCTTCTGACGAATTTGCAGGAAGGCGACGTGCTGTTCATCGACGAGATTCACCGGCTGCACCGTTCCGTTGAGGAAGTGCTGTATCCGGCGATGGAGGATTTCGCGCTCGATATTATGATCGGCAAAGGGCCGAGCGCCCGCTCGGTCCGTTTGGATTTGCCGCCGTTTACGCTCATCGGCGCCACGACCCGTGCCGGGCTGCTGTCCGCGCCGCTGCGCGACCGCTTCGGCGTCGTCAGCCGGCTCGAGTTCTACACCGTCGACGAGCTCGCGTTCATCGTATCGCGGGCGGCCGAAATTCTCGGCGTCAGCGTCATCGGCGAAGCGGCTCAGGAGATTGCGATGCGCTCGCGCGGAACGCCGCGAATCGCGAACCGGCTGCTCAAGCGCGTACGCGACTTCGCGCAGGTGCGCAACGACGGCATCGTGACGCACGAGCTGGCCCGCAACGCGCTCGGACTCATTCAAGTCGATCCGCTCGGGCTCGACAGCATCGACCATAAAATGCTGCGCGCGATGATTACGATCTATCGCGGCGGGCCGGTCGGGCTCGATACGATCGCCGCGACGATCGGCGAGGAAGGCCAGACGATCGAGGATGTTTACGAGCCGTATTTAATGCAAATCGGCTTTCTGCAGCGGACGCCGCGGGGACGGATGGTCACGCCGCTCGCCTACCGTCATTTGGGGCTGCCCGTGCCGCAGCAGCCTGGCGCTGACCAGGAAGCGGGCGACGCAGAAGCCGACAATTAA
- the ruvA gene encoding Holliday junction branch migration protein RuvA: MIDYVRGRVVHLDTEYVVVDVRDIGYQVFTPNPYAFAKSDDAVTIYTHHHVREDATLLFGFANREEQAMFRKLLDVSGIGPRVALGILAGGKPETIAAAIQQENLTFLTKLPGIGKKTAQRMVLDLKDKLDMIPGGFSFAAASVVLEDDANKGTLFEGGQNWREAREALMTLGYTAAELDRAWQGMKEKEVPDESVDALMKRALQQLFKG; encoded by the coding sequence ATGATCGATTATGTACGAGGACGCGTCGTCCATCTGGATACGGAATACGTCGTGGTTGATGTGAGAGATATCGGGTATCAGGTGTTTACGCCGAATCCGTATGCGTTCGCGAAGAGCGACGATGCCGTAACGATCTATACGCACCATCATGTCCGCGAGGATGCGACGCTGCTGTTCGGGTTCGCTAACCGCGAGGAACAAGCGATGTTCCGCAAGCTGCTGGACGTGTCGGGCATCGGGCCTCGCGTTGCGCTCGGCATTCTAGCGGGCGGGAAGCCGGAGACGATCGCCGCGGCGATTCAGCAGGAAAATTTGACGTTTCTGACCAAGCTGCCCGGCATCGGGAAGAAAACGGCGCAGCGGATGGTTCTGGATTTGAAGGATAAGCTCGATATGATTCCGGGCGGCTTCAGCTTCGCGGCTGCCAGCGTTGTGCTTGAAGATGACGCGAATAAGGGCACTCTATTCGAGGGCGGCCAGAACTGGCGCGAGGCGCGCGAAGCGCTCATGACGCTAGGGTACACCGCGGCGGAGCTGGACCGCGCATGGCAAGGAATGAAGGAGAAAGAGGTGCCTGACGAGTCGGTGGATGCGCTGATGAAGCGGGCGCTGCAGCAATTGTTTAAAGGCTAG
- the ruvC gene encoding crossover junction endodeoxyribonuclease RuvC, whose translation MRVLGIDPGIAIVGFGFIDKIGSKLVPVQYGCIKTEAHTPQEERLKQVYESTCALMDRYKPDTVAVEKLFFNKNVTTAFSVGQARGVMILAAAQRGLPVTEYTPLQVKQAIVGYGKAEKRQVQEMVRMFLKLSAIPKPDDVADALAVAICHAHSSVLTQKINGEKRQ comes from the coding sequence TTGCGAGTACTAGGAATCGACCCGGGCATCGCTATCGTCGGGTTTGGCTTCATTGACAAAATCGGGAGCAAGCTCGTTCCCGTTCAATATGGCTGCATTAAAACGGAGGCGCACACGCCGCAGGAAGAGCGGCTGAAGCAAGTCTATGAATCTACTTGCGCGCTGATGGACCGGTACAAGCCGGATACCGTGGCCGTGGAGAAGCTGTTTTTCAATAAAAACGTGACGACCGCGTTTTCCGTCGGGCAAGCCAGAGGCGTCATGATTTTGGCCGCGGCCCAGCGGGGGCTGCCGGTGACCGAATATACGCCGCTGCAGGTGAAGCAAGCCATCGTCGGCTACGGCAAAGCGGAGAAGCGCCAGGTGCAGGAAATGGTTCGCATGTTTTTGAAGCTGAGCGCCATTCCGAAGCCGGACGATGTGGCGGATGCGCTCGCGGTGGCGATTTGCCATGCGCATTCATCCGTACTGACGCAAAAAATTAACGGGGAGAAGCGCCAATGA
- a CDS encoding IS3 family transposase, whose translation MSKKLFSKAEQDYLSKNKYVTKISDKAITYSDEFKRLFIDQYIQGKTPREIFEAHGFNVDVLGMKRVEQSADRWKKAYQTDGIIGLTDSRKESSGRSLKREMTSDEIIAKQDARIKLLESQLELLKKADMTERLLVAKGESLPKNKLFELVENAVKQGFKRMTRYLCELLNVSHSGYYSYLRTAEARKERARRDAEIGELIQRAFSQRGYKKGSRSIKMVLENEFQVVYNRKRIRRHMRRLNLVCPHRKPNPYRRMAKATQEHRVVPNKLQRDFKKGIPGLVLLTDITYLPFGRHSEFGYLSTILDGSTGELLAYNLSNQINLSLSTDTINQLKKQRRLKLHKDAFIHSDQGSHYTSPQYQKLLKKVGLGQSMSRRGNCWDNAPQESFYGHMKDHVRSRKCSTLDELKLEIDRYIHYYNNHRYQWGLKKMTPVQYRNHLLSVA comes from the coding sequence ATGAGCAAGAAACTTTTCTCTAAGGCAGAACAAGATTATCTCTCAAAGAATAAGTACGTCACGAAAATAAGTGACAAAGCCATAACCTATTCGGATGAGTTTAAAAGGTTGTTCATCGACCAATATATCCAGGGTAAGACGCCAAGAGAGATCTTCGAAGCCCATGGCTTCAATGTGGATGTTCTAGGAATGAAGCGCGTTGAGCAAAGTGCGGACCGCTGGAAAAAGGCCTATCAGACAGACGGAATTATCGGACTCACGGACTCTCGCAAGGAATCCTCTGGCCGTTCACTTAAACGAGAAATGACGTCCGATGAGATCATCGCTAAACAAGACGCACGGATCAAGCTTCTGGAATCCCAACTTGAACTGCTAAAAAAAGCAGACATGACAGAAAGGTTGCTGGTAGCAAAGGGAGAAAGCCTCCCCAAAAATAAGCTATTCGAGTTAGTTGAAAATGCTGTAAAACAAGGATTTAAACGCATGACGCGTTACTTATGCGAATTGCTTAATGTCTCACATTCGGGGTATTACAGCTACTTAAGGACCGCAGAGGCTCGTAAAGAAAGAGCACGACGGGACGCTGAGATTGGAGAACTCATCCAAAGGGCATTCTCTCAAAGAGGCTATAAAAAGGGTTCCCGCTCAATAAAGATGGTCTTAGAAAATGAGTTTCAAGTCGTCTACAACCGCAAACGGATCCGCAGACATATGCGAAGGTTGAATCTGGTTTGTCCTCATCGTAAGCCCAATCCTTACAGACGGATGGCAAAGGCAACACAAGAGCATCGGGTTGTACCCAACAAGTTACAACGGGATTTCAAGAAGGGGATTCCGGGTCTTGTGCTGCTCACGGACATCACTTACCTCCCGTTTGGGCGTCACTCAGAGTTCGGCTACTTGTCCACCATTCTGGATGGTTCTACAGGGGAACTCCTCGCCTACAACCTCTCTAATCAAATCAACCTGTCATTATCGACAGATACCATTAACCAACTCAAGAAGCAGCGCCGGTTAAAATTACACAAGGATGCCTTTATCCACTCCGATCAGGGTTCTCACTATACAAGTCCTCAATATCAGAAATTGCTGAAGAAGGTGGGGCTTGGACAGTCCATGTCTAGGCGAGGAAATTGCTGGGACAACGCGCCTCAGGAGTCCTTTTACGGTCACATGAAAGACCACGTGAGAAGCCGCAAGTGCTCCACTTTGGATGAACTAAAGCTTGAAATCGATCGCTATATCCACTACTACAACAATCACAGATATCAATGGGGATTAAAAAAGATGACCCCTGTCCAGTACAGGAATCATCTTTTGTCGGTTGCCTAA
- a CDS encoding BofC C-terminal domain-containing protein: MMEFSLWKKLKQKLRRTRRPMWQLGCLLAVAMLSLAAGVRSAQAQEQAVGVRSDEPAAGMRSVIEVLASQSDRVTVKLHRVFLCGEEMKALGSMSSEEALGLLKQHPGWTAVLDAQQAVVMEERIDDLSDSCKQNGTFSMDRDGNLSLYDGSPKKEKVLRTFFQLDVNYMESSLPKDRIDELVNGIRITDKDEYNSVLSTFSDYAMDRSEKVMKRDF, from the coding sequence ATGATGGAATTCAGCCTCTGGAAAAAACTGAAACAGAAGCTGCGCCGTACCCGCCGCCCGATGTGGCAGCTGGGCTGCTTGTTGGCCGTCGCGATGCTGTCTCTTGCTGCCGGCGTTCGTTCCGCGCAAGCGCAGGAACAAGCAGTCGGCGTGCGTTCCGATGAACCGGCAGCCGGCATGCGCAGCGTGATCGAGGTGCTGGCATCGCAATCGGACCGTGTAACGGTCAAGCTTCACCGTGTCTTTTTATGCGGGGAGGAGATGAAGGCGCTAGGCAGCATGTCGTCCGAGGAAGCGCTCGGCCTGCTGAAGCAGCATCCGGGATGGACGGCTGTGCTGGATGCGCAGCAGGCGGTCGTCATGGAGGAGCGCATCGATGACCTGTCGGACTCCTGCAAACAGAACGGTACCTTCAGCATGGATCGGGACGGCAATCTCTCGCTCTATGACGGTTCGCCGAAGAAGGAAAAGGTGCTGCGGACGTTTTTCCAATTGGATGTGAACTATATGGAAAGCAGCCTGCCGAAGGATCGGATCGACGAGCTTGTGAACGGCATCCGCATTACGGACAAGGATGAGTACAACAGCGTGCTCTCCACGTTCAGCGATTATGCGATGGACCGCAGCGAGAAAGTGATGAAGCGGGATTTTTGA
- a CDS encoding LysM peptidoglycan-binding domain-containing protein, translating into MKIHIVKKGDTLYLISQKYNVSLEEIIKLNPTITNPDQIEIGTKIKVPASHHGNMDIMHQHVVSQGDTLWKLSKAWGIPLSDMIKANPQLKNPNVLLTGEVVNIPKPGSSHMMNEMTMQAAQGGNNKSGTGHHPLHPASVMQGVQGLMGKMSTAPLPFIGKKPTGEKPSTMPMPVPEVLAEQVAPTPTPVPTPLPEPVPTPLPAPVAPVAEKKYPVYNSYEQHIDLFKQYGVPATEVMSLYDMPKMPEAVSPAMTGGYGQPTAVSPAQDWNPPVTLPWGAPSYGHGPSMVSPAEMGPHGGYGFGPSMVSPAEMGPHGGYGFGPSMVSPAEMGPHGGYGFGPSMVSPAEMGPHGGYGFGPSMVSPAEMGPHGGYGFDPSMVSPANMGPHGGYGFDPSMVSPANMGPQGGYGFDPSMVSPANMGPHGGYGFDPSMVSPANMGPQGGYGFDPSMVSPANMGPQGGYGFDPSMVSPAGMGPFGGYGYGAPVSPAVAGASTGKKKCNCGCHEKREDEIDPFEDETIAVSEGKSATPRKTVKKTVVRPNRTPKPKNRGSLPWINR; encoded by the coding sequence GTGAAAATTCATATTGTCAAAAAAGGCGATACGCTGTATCTCATTTCGCAGAAATACAACGTCTCGCTGGAAGAAATCATTAAGCTTAACCCTACCATTACGAATCCGGACCAGATCGAGATTGGGACGAAGATCAAAGTGCCGGCTTCTCATCACGGTAACATGGACATCATGCACCAGCATGTTGTCTCGCAGGGCGATACGCTGTGGAAGCTCTCGAAGGCATGGGGTATTCCGCTCAGCGATATGATCAAAGCCAATCCGCAGCTGAAAAATCCGAACGTGCTGCTGACTGGAGAGGTTGTCAATATACCTAAGCCGGGCTCGTCGCATATGATGAACGAAATGACGATGCAGGCAGCGCAAGGCGGCAACAACAAGTCCGGAACCGGCCATCATCCGCTGCATCCGGCATCCGTTATGCAGGGCGTGCAGGGCTTGATGGGCAAAATGTCGACGGCTCCGCTGCCGTTCATCGGCAAGAAGCCGACCGGCGAAAAACCGAGCACAATGCCAATGCCGGTGCCTGAAGTGCTGGCCGAGCAAGTAGCGCCTACGCCTACTCCAGTGCCGACGCCGCTGCCTGAGCCGGTACCTACGCCGCTTCCAGCGCCGGTCGCGCCGGTCGCGGAGAAGAAATACCCGGTGTACAACTCGTATGAGCAGCATATCGATCTGTTTAAGCAATACGGCGTACCCGCAACGGAAGTCATGTCGTTGTATGATATGCCGAAGATGCCTGAAGCGGTATCGCCGGCAATGACGGGCGGCTATGGCCAACCGACCGCGGTGAGCCCTGCGCAGGATTGGAATCCGCCAGTTACGCTGCCTTGGGGAGCTCCAAGCTACGGACATGGTCCATCGATGGTATCCCCGGCAGAAATGGGCCCTCACGGCGGCTATGGCTTCGGTCCGTCGATGGTATCCCCGGCGGAAATGGGTCCTCACGGCGGCTATGGCTTCGGTCCTTCGATGGTGTCCCCGGCGGAAATGGGTCCTCACGGCGGCTATGGCTTCGGTCCATCGATGGTGTCCCCGGCGGAAATGGGTCCTCACGGCGGCTATGGCTTCGGTCCTTCGATGGTGTCCCCAGCGGAAATGGGTCCGCATGGCGGCTATGGCTTCGATCCTTCGATGGTGTCCCCAGCTAACATGGGTCCGCATGGCGGCTACGGCTTTGATCCGTCTATGGTATCCCCGGCTAACATGGGCCCGCAAGGCGGCTACGGCTTCGATCCGTCTATGGTATCCCCAGCTAACATGGGACCTCACGGCGGATACGGCTTCGATCCGTCGATGGTGTCCCCGGCTAACATGGGCCCGCAAGGCGGATACGGCTTCGATCCGTCGATGGTGTCCCCGGCTAACATGGGCCCGCAAGGCGGCTACGGCTTCGATCCGTCGATGGTATCTCCGGCAGGCATGGGCCCGTTCGGCGGCTATGGTTATGGAGCCCCTGTATCTCCAGCGGTAGCAGGCGCATCGACCGGCAAGAAAAAATGCAACTGCGGCTGCCATGAGAAGCGCGAGGATGAAATCGACCCTTTCGAGGATGAGACGATTGCCGTCTCCGAAGGCAAATCCGCAACGCCGCGCAAAACGGTAAAGAAAACGGTCGTACGCCCAAACCGTACGCCTAAGCCTAAAAACCGCGGAAGTCTCCCTTGGATTAACCGATAA
- the pheA gene encoding prephenate dehydratase, with protein sequence MISVACLTKGSTSDEAARYLLNGRGADIQYAYHRLIADVFLSTAEGKTDYSIIPIENTIDGSVSLHTDWLVDEVNLPIQAEWVYPSIQNLIGDASELAPDGELAYGKIVKVMSHPVAMAQCTQYLKRHLPHAELEHVSSTAEAVRIVRDNPGRGWAAIGQVSAAADNELSLLESAVTDHDNNYTRFLLVGQQPFTLRESQTHKTSILITLPEDYPGALHQVLSAFSWRRINLSRIESRPTKKKLGNYYFLIDIEMSMDTILLPSAIAEIEAIGCQVRVLGSYPSFKYESPEQS encoded by the coding sequence ATGATAAGCGTAGCATGTTTGACGAAAGGCTCAACATCCGATGAGGCAGCACGATATTTACTAAACGGCCGCGGGGCCGACATTCAATATGCGTATCATCGCCTGATCGCCGATGTTTTTCTATCGACGGCCGAGGGCAAAACGGACTATTCCATTATTCCGATCGAGAATACGATTGACGGCTCCGTCAGCTTACATACCGACTGGCTCGTAGACGAAGTGAATCTTCCGATTCAAGCGGAGTGGGTGTACCCATCCATTCAGAACCTCATCGGCGATGCAAGCGAGCTGGCTCCGGACGGCGAGCTGGCGTACGGTAAAATCGTCAAAGTGATGAGCCACCCGGTCGCGATGGCGCAATGTACGCAGTACCTGAAGCGGCATCTGCCGCACGCGGAACTGGAGCATGTCAGCAGCACAGCGGAAGCGGTGCGCATCGTCAGAGACAACCCCGGCCGCGGCTGGGCTGCGATCGGACAAGTATCGGCCGCTGCGGACAACGAGCTGTCGTTGCTGGAGTCGGCCGTAACCGATCACGACAACAATTACACCCGCTTTCTGCTGGTCGGCCAGCAGCCGTTTACGCTGCGCGAATCGCAGACGCACAAGACGAGCATCCTCATTACGCTGCCGGAAGATTATCCGGGCGCGCTGCATCAGGTGCTCTCCGCCTTCTCGTGGCGGCGGATCAACTTGTCGCGGATCGAGTCGCGTCCGACCAAGAAGAAGCTGGGCAATTACTATTTTCTGATCGATATCGAAATGTCGATGGATACGATTCTGCTGCCGTCGGCGATCGCCGAGATCGAAGCGATCGGCTGTCAGGTTCGCGTATTGGGAAGCTATCCAAGCTTCAAATACGAATCGCCCGAGCAATCTTAA
- the thrB gene encoding homoserine kinase has translation MMNRRVLVKVPASTANLGPGFDTLGMALSLYIWVELSIPADGITTYELHGDGTEGIPTDKTNLIYTVAQQVFEEAGVSVPELHVSMYSEIPLTRGLGSSASAIIAALVAANALIGSPLSEDKLFQMSSELEGHPDNVSASLFGGIVVSAWDGQRAEKVRIEPHADLEVLVAIPDFELSTEKARHALPTQISMKDAVFNVANSSLLVAAFASGSLDLIRFAMRDRMHQPYRAAMVPGMAEILEQATEHGALGVALSGAGPTLLTLVDRKSPRKAELEAFLIDTLKGQGIRAQTMWLEPCVQGPEVTVSADQQAQPFMERIKGEVRA, from the coding sequence ATGATGAACCGCCGGGTATTGGTAAAGGTCCCGGCCAGCACGGCGAATCTCGGTCCGGGCTTTGACACGCTTGGCATGGCGCTGTCTCTCTATATTTGGGTCGAGCTGTCGATTCCAGCGGACGGCATCACGACTTACGAGCTGCATGGAGACGGGACGGAAGGCATTCCGACCGATAAAACGAATTTGATCTATACCGTGGCGCAGCAGGTGTTCGAGGAAGCCGGCGTCAGCGTGCCGGAGCTGCATGTCTCGATGTACAGCGAAATCCCGCTGACGCGCGGGCTCGGCAGCAGCGCTTCCGCGATTATCGCGGCGCTCGTTGCGGCCAACGCGCTGATCGGCAGTCCGCTCAGCGAGGACAAGCTGTTCCAGATGTCCAGCGAGCTGGAAGGCCATCCGGACAATGTCAGCGCCTCGCTGTTCGGCGGCATCGTCGTGTCCGCCTGGGACGGCCAGCGCGCCGAGAAAGTCCGGATCGAGCCGCATGCCGATCTGGAAGTGCTCGTTGCCATTCCGGACTTCGAACTGTCGACGGAGAAAGCGCGTCATGCGCTGCCGACGCAAATTTCGATGAAGGACGCTGTATTCAATGTCGCGAACAGCTCGCTGCTGGTCGCGGCCTTTGCCAGCGGCAGCTTGGACTTAATCCGGTTTGCGATGCGCGACCGGATGCATCAGCCGTACCGCGCCGCAATGGTGCCGGGCATGGCGGAAATATTGGAGCAAGCGACGGAGCATGGCGCGCTTGGCGTCGCTTTAAGCGGCGCAGGTCCGACGCTGCTGACGCTCGTGGACCGGAAGAGCCCGCGCAAGGCGGAGCTTGAAGCTTTCCTGATCGATACGCTGAAGGGGCAGGGCATCCGGGCACAGACGATGTGGCTGGAGCCATGCGTCCAAGGGCCGGAGGTTACCGTCAGCGCCGATCAACAGGCACAACCGTTTATGGAACGGATTAAAGGAGAAGTCAGAGCATGA
- the thrC gene encoding threonine synthase, with amino-acid sequence MRYLGLLETYKDYLPVNEKTPMLTLQEGNTPLVRAENLSKELGLNLFFKYEGLNPTGSFKDRGMVMAVAKAMEEGSTTIMCASTGNTSAAAAAYAARGGLNCIVLIPNNNIALGKLAQAIIYGAKVIAINGNFDRALEIVRDITAKHPITLVNSVNPYRIEGQKTAAFEVVDQLGGEAPDYLAIPVGNAGNISAYWKGFKELRERGKISSLPKMVGFEAEGAMAIVKGEPIAEPETIATAIRIGNPASWKTAVAAAEESNGQINYVTDEEILHAYKLIASREGIFAEPASAASIAGVLKLKREGAFKGGETVVCVLTGHGLKDPNIAIKSVQAEPIVVEDTEEAVMNAIRELEGAVK; translated from the coding sequence ATGAGATATCTAGGCTTGCTCGAAACGTACAAAGATTATTTGCCGGTTAACGAAAAGACGCCGATGCTGACGCTGCAAGAAGGCAACACGCCGCTCGTGCGCGCCGAGAACCTGTCCAAGGAGCTTGGGCTGAACCTCTTCTTCAAATATGAAGGCCTCAACCCTACGGGCTCGTTCAAAGACCGCGGCATGGTCATGGCGGTTGCGAAAGCGATGGAGGAAGGCAGCACGACGATCATGTGCGCATCCACGGGCAACACGTCGGCAGCGGCGGCGGCATACGCGGCGCGCGGCGGCTTGAACTGCATCGTGCTCATCCCGAACAATAACATTGCGCTAGGCAAGCTGGCGCAAGCGATCATTTACGGCGCGAAGGTTATCGCCATCAACGGCAACTTTGACCGTGCGCTCGAAATCGTTCGCGATATTACGGCCAAGCATCCGATTACGCTCGTCAACTCGGTAAACCCGTACCGCATCGAAGGCCAGAAGACGGCTGCGTTCGAGGTCGTGGATCAGCTGGGCGGCGAAGCGCCTGATTACTTGGCGATTCCGGTCGGCAACGCGGGCAACATTTCGGCTTACTGGAAAGGCTTCAAGGAGCTGCGCGAGCGCGGCAAAATCAGCTCGCTTCCGAAAATGGTCGGCTTCGAAGCGGAAGGCGCGATGGCCATCGTGAAAGGCGAGCCGATCGCGGAGCCGGAGACGATCGCAACGGCGATTCGGATCGGCAACCCGGCAAGCTGGAAGACGGCCGTAGCGGCAGCGGAAGAATCGAACGGCCAAATCAACTATGTAACGGATGAAGAGATTCTTCATGCGTACAAGCTGATCGCGAGCCGCGAGGGGATTTTCGCGGAGCCGGCTTCGGCGGCGTCCATCGCCGGCGTGCTCAAGCTGAAGCGCGAAGGCGCGTTCAAGGGCGGCGAAACGGTCGTCTGCGTGCTGACCGGACATGGCTTGAAGGACCCTAATATCGCCATTAAGAGCGTACAAGCGGAGCCGATCGTCGTTGAAGATACCGAGGAAGCCGTCATGAATGCCATCCGCGAGCTTGAAGGTGCGGTAAAATGA
- a CDS encoding homoserine dehydrogenase: protein MKPIKVGLLGLGTVGTGVVRIVEGHQSDLESQVGSPIVIEKVLVQNKNKSRSISIASDKLTEDVWEIIYNPDIDVIVEVMGGIELTKQYILEALSRGKHIVTANKDLMALHGPEILAKAQENGCDVLYEASVAGGIPIIRTLIEGFSSDRITKIMGIVNGTTNYILTKMSKEGAAYADVLKEAQELGYAEADPTSDVEGLDAARKMTILATLGFRANVALEDVDVKGISSISREDILYAKRLGYEVKLLGIAERQDDYISVSVQPTMVKLSHPIASVNGVFNAVYVYGEAVGETMFYGAGAGELPTATSVVADLVAVVKNLKLGVNGKQEQIAYKEKKLKTDEQIASKYFMLLHVADRAGVLARITQAFAEYEVSLESVLQQPNPNIQEAEIIIITHDANKAAANKVLKALESMDVVKQIKSVYRVEG, encoded by the coding sequence ATGAAACCGATAAAAGTAGGCTTACTCGGCTTGGGAACGGTGGGAACGGGCGTCGTCCGCATCGTGGAGGGCCATCAATCCGATTTGGAGAGCCAAGTCGGCTCCCCGATCGTCATCGAGAAAGTGCTTGTGCAAAATAAAAATAAATCGCGCTCCATCAGCATCGCTTCCGATAAGCTGACGGAAGACGTGTGGGAAATCATTTATAATCCGGATATCGATGTAATCGTCGAAGTGATGGGCGGCATCGAGCTGACGAAGCAGTACATTCTCGAAGCGCTGTCCCGCGGCAAGCATATCGTAACGGCCAACAAGGATTTGATGGCGCTGCACGGTCCGGAAATTTTGGCGAAGGCGCAGGAGAACGGCTGCGACGTGCTGTACGAAGCGAGCGTTGCCGGCGGCATTCCGATTATCCGTACGCTGATCGAGGGCTTCTCGTCCGACCGCATCACGAAGATTATGGGCATCGTAAACGGTACGACGAACTATATTTTGACCAAAATGAGCAAGGAAGGCGCAGCCTATGCCGACGTGCTGAAGGAAGCGCAGGAGCTCGGTTACGCCGAGGCGGATCCGACTTCCGATGTGGAAGGCTTGGACGCAGCCCGCAAAATGACGATTCTTGCGACGCTCGGCTTCCGCGCCAACGTCGCGCTCGAAGATGTCGACGTGAAAGGCATCTCCTCCATCAGCCGCGAGGATATCCTGTACGCGAAGCGTCTAGGCTATGAAGTGAAGCTGCTTGGCATCGCCGAGCGCCAGGACGACTATATCAGCGTCAGCGTACAGCCGACGATGGTCAAGCTGTCGCACCCGATCGCGTCGGTCAACGGCGTGTTCAACGCGGTTTACGTGTACGGCGAAGCGGTTGGCGAAACGATGTTCTACGGCGCAGGCGCAGGCGAGCTGCCGACGGCGACTTCCGTTGTGGCGGACCTTGTCGCGGTCGTGAAGAATTTGAAGCTTGGCGTGAACGGCAAGCAGGAGCAAATCGCATATAAAGAGAAGAAGCTCAAGACCGACGAGCAAATCGCTTCGAAATATTTCATGCTGCTTCACGTCGCGGACCGCGCAGGCGTACTGGCACGCATTACGCAAGCGTTCGCCGAATACGAGGTAAGCTTGGAATCCGTCCTGCAGCAGCCGAATCCGAACATTCAGGAAGCGGAAATCATCATCATTACGCATGACGCGAACAAAGCGGCGGCGAATAAGGTGCTGAAAGCGCTGGAAAGCATGGACGTCGTCAAGCAGATCAAGAGCGTGTACCGCGTAGAAGGCTAA
- a CDS encoding ACT domain-containing protein — protein sequence MEERYFVVREDMLPEAILKTIQVKEMLRRGEAATVHEATERVGLSRSAFYKYKDGVYTQNQMNREAIVTISMDLDHRSGVLSKVLGLVAGTEGNVLTIHQTIPLQGLANVVISVDISMLNGSLTELIESIRKHDGVRKALIIGQG from the coding sequence GTGGAGGAACGATATTTTGTCGTCCGCGAGGACATGTTGCCGGAAGCGATCTTGAAGACGATTCAAGTAAAGGAAATGCTCCGGCGCGGCGAAGCGGCTACCGTTCATGAAGCGACAGAGCGGGTAGGCTTAAGCCGAAGCGCCTTCTACAAGTATAAGGATGGCGTTTATACGCAAAATCAAATGAACCGGGAGGCGATCGTCACCATTTCCATGGACCTCGACCATCGTTCGGGCGTCCTGTCGAAAGTGCTCGGCCTTGTTGCCGGCACGGAAGGAAACGTGCTTACGATCCATCAAACCATCCCGCTGCAAGGGCTTGCCAATGTGGTCATTTCCGTCGATATTTCGATGCTGAACGGTTCGCTTACCGAGCTGATCGAAAGCATCCGCAAACACGACGGCGTGCGCAAAGCGCTGATCATCGGGCAAGGATAG